One window from the genome of Dolosigranulum savutiense encodes:
- the atpA gene encoding F0F1 ATP synthase subunit alpha, whose amino-acid sequence MDTKHVEARLLKQIQKFDAVNHLEEIGTVVYIGDGIARISGLENAMYGEMIQFPNGAIGMVQNLELTEVGVIVFGDYYDINEGDLAHRLNRVMEVPVGAELLGRVVNPLGQPIDGLGDISTERTRPVETEAPSIMDRESVKRPLQTGIKAIDALVPIGRGQRELIVGDRKTGKTTLAIDAILNQKDQDVLCIYVAIGQKESTVKNIVNTLKRYEALEYTIVMSAAASRPSSQLYLAPYAATAMAEEFMYQGKHVLIVYDDLSKQAAAYREMSLLLKRPPGREAYPGDVFYLHSRLLERSAKLNQSLGGGSITSLPIIETQAGDISAYIPTNVISITDGQIFLEGDLFNSGVRPAINAGLSVSRVGGSAQLKAMKKVAGTLRIDLASYRELEAFSQFGSDLDEHTQKSLERGQRTVELLKQSAHRPLDVAKQVVILYALAHHLLEDIPLNELRLFEKELYDYIEQGSPDILDDIRTQTVITDEERLASAIKDYVDIFLSSYHAQIDSKE is encoded by the coding sequence ATGGATACTAAACATGTTGAGGCTCGGTTACTCAAACAAATTCAAAAATTCGATGCCGTTAATCACTTAGAAGAAATCGGAACCGTCGTCTATATTGGTGATGGAATTGCTCGTATCAGCGGTCTCGAGAATGCCATGTATGGCGAGATGATTCAATTCCCTAACGGCGCCATTGGAATGGTCCAAAACCTAGAACTTACCGAAGTCGGTGTTATTGTCTTTGGTGATTATTATGATATTAATGAAGGTGACTTAGCACACCGGTTAAATCGTGTAATGGAAGTTCCAGTTGGTGCAGAACTACTGGGTCGTGTCGTGAATCCATTAGGGCAACCCATCGACGGATTAGGTGATATTTCAACTGAGCGAACTCGCCCCGTTGAAACTGAAGCCCCATCTATTATGGACCGAGAAAGTGTTAAGAGACCCCTACAAACAGGAATTAAAGCGATTGATGCACTTGTACCAATTGGACGGGGACAGCGTGAACTAATCGTAGGTGACCGCAAGACGGGTAAAACTACCTTAGCGATTGATGCGATATTAAATCAAAAAGACCAAGATGTGTTATGTATTTATGTAGCAATCGGGCAAAAAGAATCAACGGTTAAAAACATTGTTAACACGCTAAAACGCTACGAAGCGTTAGAATATACAATCGTCATGTCCGCTGCCGCATCACGTCCTTCTAGTCAACTCTACTTAGCTCCCTATGCAGCTACTGCGATGGCTGAAGAGTTTATGTATCAAGGGAAACACGTCTTAATTGTCTACGATGACTTATCCAAGCAAGCTGCGGCTTATCGAGAAATGAGCTTGCTCTTAAAACGCCCACCTGGCCGTGAAGCTTATCCTGGTGATGTCTTCTACTTACACTCACGACTACTAGAACGTTCTGCAAAATTGAACCAGTCACTCGGGGGAGGCTCTATTACATCACTACCGATTATCGAAACACAAGCAGGAGATATCTCTGCTTATATTCCGACCAATGTAATCTCTATTACAGATGGCCAAATCTTCTTAGAAGGTGACTTGTTCAACTCCGGTGTACGCCCAGCTATCAATGCTGGACTATCCGTGTCTAGGGTTGGAGGCTCCGCACAGCTTAAAGCTATGAAAAAAGTAGCCGGAACGCTCCGAATTGACTTGGCTAGTTACCGTGAATTAGAAGCCTTTAGTCAGTTTGGGTCGGATTTAGATGAGCACACACAAAAGAGTCTCGAACGCGGGCAGCGTACAGTTGAACTCTTGAAACAATCAGCACATCGCCCGCTAGATGTAGCTAAGCAAGTTGTGATTTTATACGCACTCGCTCACCATTTACTAGAAGATATTCCGCTCAATGAACTTCGCTTATTTGAAAAAGAACTATATGATTACATCGAGCAAGGATCTCCTGACATACTGGATGACATTCGTACCCAAACCGTTATTACAGATGAAGAGCGTCTAGCATCAGCGATTAAAGATTACGTGGATATCTTCTTAAGTTCATATCACGCCCAAATTGACTCCAAGGAGTAG
- the atpG gene encoding ATP synthase F1 subunit gamma produces the protein MIRLALNTIKKKMNSVKKTAQITNALRLVSTTKYNRIITEAEHYDQYAQKVKTMVSNLITPDMLYDSKHIAPRASHPSANHNRIDYHVMMQVRPVKKTGFLVITADKGLCGSYNSALLKEFHDFIRPMDKEAIEVVAIGRPIVKFCQKHRLNIVSERYHLSDYPNFTEVQTIIKAAIRFFQNNIYDELYLVYNYAPNVLKNVKRIEKILPITRDNIADDMIDANKPTGPRPLIEPDIDSVLDVILPLYAETQIYGAIIDAKTAEQASRMQAMGQATDNANSLIDDLHQEYHHERQKKITNEIIEIISGANAQN, from the coding sequence GTGATTCGATTGGCACTTAATACGATTAAGAAAAAAATGAACTCGGTCAAAAAAACCGCTCAAATTACAAATGCCTTACGTTTAGTCTCAACGACTAAGTATAATCGCATTATTACAGAAGCGGAGCATTATGACCAATATGCCCAAAAAGTTAAAACGATGGTCTCTAACTTAATCACGCCAGATATGCTTTATGATTCCAAACATATTGCTCCTCGCGCTAGTCATCCATCAGCTAACCATAATCGCATTGACTATCACGTCATGATGCAAGTAAGACCGGTCAAAAAAACAGGCTTTCTTGTTATTACGGCGGACAAGGGACTATGTGGTAGTTATAATTCAGCTTTACTGAAAGAATTTCACGATTTCATTCGCCCAATGGATAAAGAGGCGATCGAAGTCGTTGCAATTGGTCGCCCCATTGTCAAATTTTGTCAGAAGCATCGATTAAATATTGTTTCGGAACGCTATCATTTATCTGATTATCCTAATTTTACCGAAGTGCAGACTATTATCAAAGCGGCTATACGCTTTTTCCAAAACAATATATATGATGAATTATATCTCGTCTATAACTATGCCCCTAACGTCTTAAAAAACGTTAAACGGATTGAAAAAATATTACCGATTACTCGCGACAATATAGCGGATGACATGATCGACGCCAACAAACCAACTGGCCCTCGTCCCCTCATCGAGCCTGATATTGACTCAGTACTTGATGTCATCTTGCCTCTCTACGCCGAAACGCAAATTTACGGTGCCATTATTGATGCAAAAACGGCTGAACAAGCAAGCCGCATGCAGGCAATGGGACAAGCCACCGATAACGCGAACTCGCTAATTGACGACTTACACCAAGAATACCACCATGAACGACAGAAAAAAATCACAAACGAAATTATTGAAATTATAAGTGGAGCAAATGCTCAAAACTGA
- the atpD gene encoding F0F1 ATP synthase subunit beta, translated as MRIGHIAQVIGPVVDVKFPISNGVPEIHNALVVVPDVEPHEIGETELNNPDYIVLEVALDLGDGVVRTIAMSATDGLSRNTVVVDRGTTIKVPAGEATLGRVFNVLGHAVDDKGDLDGNYELKSIYRDAPKYDNLSSDYEILETGIKVIDLLAPYLKGGKVGLFGGAGVGKTVLIQELIHNIAQELEGISVFTGVGERTREGNDLLFEMRDSGVDEKTAMVFGQMNEPPGARMRTVLTGLTMAEYFRDNMKQDVLLFVDNIYRFTQAGAEVSALLGRMPSAVGYQPTLASEMGAMQERIASTNDGSITSIQAVYVPADDYTDPAPATTFTHLDATTNLDRKLTEQGIYPAVNPLESTSIALSEEIVGKRHYRIARQVQQVLQRYHELQDIIAILGVEELSDEEKTTVSRARRIQLFLSQNFHVAEAFTGIPGSFVTVKESLDGFEGILEGKYDHLPEEAFRNVGAITQAINKARDMGVEVDNTD; from the coding sequence ATGAGAATTGGACATATCGCACAAGTTATCGGACCCGTTGTAGATGTGAAGTTCCCGATTTCCAATGGTGTGCCAGAAATTCATAACGCACTTGTTGTGGTACCGGATGTTGAACCACATGAAATTGGTGAAACGGAACTGAACAATCCTGATTATATCGTCCTAGAAGTTGCTTTAGACTTAGGAGATGGCGTTGTTCGTACAATAGCAATGTCAGCTACAGATGGACTCTCACGGAATACCGTTGTTGTCGATCGTGGCACAACGATCAAAGTTCCTGCCGGTGAAGCCACACTTGGACGTGTATTTAACGTCTTAGGACATGCGGTTGATGATAAAGGCGACTTAGACGGAAACTACGAGCTAAAATCCATCTATCGCGATGCACCAAAATATGATAACTTAAGTTCAGATTACGAAATTTTAGAAACAGGTATAAAAGTCATTGACCTGCTCGCTCCTTATCTAAAAGGAGGAAAAGTAGGTTTATTCGGTGGAGCTGGTGTAGGAAAGACGGTCCTTATTCAGGAATTAATCCATAATATCGCCCAAGAACTCGAAGGAATCTCTGTATTTACCGGAGTCGGTGAACGTACACGTGAAGGGAATGATCTCCTCTTTGAGATGCGTGATTCCGGTGTTGACGAAAAAACAGCCATGGTATTTGGCCAGATGAATGAACCACCTGGCGCTCGTATGCGAACAGTATTGACGGGTTTGACAATGGCCGAATACTTCCGTGATAATATGAAGCAAGATGTCTTATTATTTGTAGATAATATTTACCGGTTCACTCAAGCTGGTGCTGAAGTATCTGCCCTCTTAGGTCGTATGCCATCTGCTGTTGGTTACCAACCTACACTTGCTTCAGAAATGGGCGCGATGCAAGAACGGATCGCATCCACAAATGATGGATCAATTACATCGATTCAAGCCGTCTACGTTCCGGCCGATGACTATACAGATCCGGCTCCCGCAACTACTTTTACCCACTTAGATGCGACGACCAACTTAGATCGTAAGTTAACAGAACAAGGAATCTATCCTGCCGTTAACCCACTAGAATCTACCTCAATCGCCTTAAGTGAAGAAATCGTAGGTAAGCGTCACTATCGTATTGCACGGCAAGTCCAACAAGTTCTACAACGCTATCACGAATTACAAGATATTATTGCTATTTTAGGAGTTGAAGAGCTCTCTGATGAAGAAAAAACAACCGTCTCTCGAGCTCGCCGTATCCAACTCTTCTTATCTCAGAATTTCCATGTAGCTGAAGCCTTCACCGGTATTCCTGGTTCATTCGTTACGGTAAAAGAATCGCTAGATGGGTTCGAAGGTATCTTAGAAGGCAAATATGATCACTTACCAGAAGAAGCCTTCCGTAATGTCGGTGCGATTACGCAAGCCATTAATAAAGCACGTGACATGGGTGTCGAGGTTGATAATACTGACTAA
- the atpC gene encoding ATP synthase F1 subunit epsilon, with amino-acid sequence MEPVKQPKTSSDEKYIHVNITSPEGDIYAHRSYGCRVHTIDGWLTILPDHLPIVTVLDIGAVIVTRLNDDQPDYIAINGGALTFQNNTLDIAATYAIRARNIDEAHVKIMKNQAEADMQDALSKDERSAYRRAQVMLNRAINQINVSAHRKHKR; translated from the coding sequence ATGGAACCCGTAAAACAACCCAAAACTTCCTCAGATGAAAAATATATCCACGTGAATATCACCTCTCCTGAAGGTGATATCTATGCTCACCGTTCATACGGATGTCGCGTTCATACCATTGACGGTTGGCTGACTATTTTACCTGATCATCTGCCGATTGTTACGGTCTTAGATATTGGTGCGGTCATTGTTACTCGGTTAAATGATGATCAACCCGACTACATCGCCATTAACGGTGGTGCACTCACTTTCCAAAATAACACCTTAGATATTGCAGCCACTTATGCGATTCGAGCACGTAATATCGATGAAGCCCATGTTAAAATCATGAAAAACCAAGCTGAAGCTGATATGCAAGATGCACTTAGCAAAGATGAACGCTCTGCTTATCGTCGTGCTCAAGTCATGCTAAACCGCGCCATTAACCAAATCAACGTCAGTGCTCACCGAAAGCATAAACGTTAA
- a CDS encoding iron-containing alcohol dehydrogenase, translating to MMRHMGEFSYYNPTKIEFGPGKIAKLAELIPIDKKVLIIYGQNSAKKYGTLDQVYEVLREYTVDEFGGIEANPQYETCVQAIQKVKDEGFDFLLAVGGGSIIDATKFIAVGAMMEEEPRLIFGGDIGENKPITAALPLASIVTLPATGSEANKGSVITFPEHQAKLGWHSPLVYPQFSILDPTLTYTLPERQLANGICDAFVHTLEIYLTYPVDAKIPDRFAEGILQTLVEIAPDVVDTEQHNYAARANFMWSATVALNGWLRTGVPEDWSTHWLGHEITALNGTDHARSLTAILPALMDIRRQQKAGKLVMYAERVWGITEGTQEAKINQAIMKTAEFFRSLGMPTCLTDVGIEEADIDFLTEQLVRHDKTNLSERGDQNQTVNRQIYKRALTDFQL from the coding sequence ATGATGAGACATATGGGAGAATTTTCCTATTATAATCCGACCAAAATTGAATTTGGTCCAGGGAAAATTGCTAAATTAGCTGAGTTAATTCCAATAGATAAGAAAGTATTGATTATTTATGGGCAAAATAGTGCTAAAAAGTATGGGACATTGGATCAAGTTTATGAAGTGTTAAGGGAATATACGGTCGATGAATTCGGTGGTATTGAAGCTAATCCGCAGTATGAAACCTGTGTGCAGGCTATTCAAAAAGTGAAAGATGAAGGATTTGATTTTTTACTTGCAGTTGGTGGGGGTTCGATTATTGATGCGACTAAATTTATTGCAGTAGGTGCGATGATGGAAGAGGAGCCACGGTTGATTTTTGGTGGCGATATCGGAGAGAATAAGCCCATTACAGCAGCGCTTCCGCTAGCCAGTATTGTTACGCTGCCTGCGACGGGTTCTGAAGCAAATAAAGGGTCAGTCATAACTTTCCCGGAACATCAGGCAAAATTGGGTTGGCATTCACCGCTTGTTTATCCGCAATTTTCGATTTTGGATCCGACGTTGACTTATACGTTGCCGGAACGTCAGCTAGCGAATGGGATTTGTGATGCGTTCGTTCATACGTTAGAGATATATTTAACTTATCCTGTTGATGCTAAAATTCCTGATCGATTTGCAGAGGGAATTTTGCAGACGTTAGTGGAGATTGCTCCTGATGTAGTGGACACAGAGCAGCATAATTATGCTGCGCGTGCGAATTTTATGTGGAGTGCGACGGTTGCTTTGAATGGATGGCTCAGAACGGGTGTGCCGGAAGATTGGTCGACACATTGGTTAGGGCATGAGATTACCGCCTTGAATGGAACAGATCATGCGCGTAGTTTAACAGCGATATTACCTGCATTAATGGATATTCGCCGTCAACAAAAAGCCGGTAAACTAGTCATGTATGCTGAGCGTGTCTGGGGGATCACTGAGGGAACCCAAGAAGCGAAAATTAATCAAGCGATTATGAAAACAGCTGAGTTTTTCCGTTCGCTGGGGATGCCGACTTGTCTGACTGACGTAGGGATAGAAGAAGCCGATATTGACTTTTTGACGGAACAATTAGTGCGACATGACAAGACTAATCTTTCGGAGCGAGGTGATCAGAACCAGACTGTTAACCGACAGATTTACAAACGCGCCCTTACTGACTTTCAGTTATAG